A DNA window from Ficedula albicollis isolate OC2 chromosome 1, FicAlb1.5, whole genome shotgun sequence contains the following coding sequences:
- the TLR7 gene encoding toll-like receptor 7 isoform X2 produces MSNALPFILLFIFPMLLSGAWFPKTLPCDVKSSEGTVTVDCTDRRLTEVPRGIPGNATNLTLSINHIPHIYPTTFNHLESLEEIDFRCNCVPVKLGPKDRVCSSPLKIENGSFAALTSLRSLYLDANQLAEIPRGLPATLSLLSLEANSIFSIQEASFSELGNIEALYLGQNCYYRNPCNVSFEIEKTAFLGLKKLTILSLKSDNLTQIPPNLSSTLRELYIYNNMIQEIQEEDLSGVPNLEILDLSGNCPRCYNAPYPCIPCPKSSIQIHSKAFDSLENLRILRLHSNSLQSIPSSWFKNMKNLQELDLSQNFLMREIGDAQFLTFIPSLVQLDLSFNFQLKMYSPYLNLSKTFSSLSNLETLRLKGYVFKELRARDLRPLLSLRNLTMLDLGTNFIKIANLTVFEEFPALKFIDLSVNKISPSSGESNLHGFCSSPGISVERYNGQVQQEMHYFRYDLYERSCRSKDKEASSYKPLVKEDCLNYGKTLDLSRNNVFFVNPSDFQGFSSLKCLNLSGNAISQTLNGSEFSYLTGLKYLDFSNNRVDLLYQTAFKELKHLEILDLSNNQHYFLAEGVSHVLSFMKNLAHLRKLMMNENEISTTIDTGMESKSLRILEFRGNRLDALWMDGNARYLSFFENLTSLEELDISFNSLSFLQHGVFEKMPPSLRILNLTNNQLKSFIWGNLPSLRNLVTLDLSNNLLTNVPRELSNCTSSLQQLMLRNNRIHRLTKYFLRGAFELRYLDLSSNKIEVIKRSSFPENVINNLKMLLLHGNPFKCNCEAVWFVWWINRTQVTIPLLATDVTCAGPGAHKGRSVVFLDLYTCELDTSYLILYALSASAVLGLMVFTVMSHLYFWDVWYSYHYCTAKLKGYRRLSSPDACYDAFVAYDSEDAAVNEWVLQELVERLENQKARQFNLCLEGRDWLPGQPVFDNLSQSIQLSKKTIFVLTKRYIKSGRFKTTFYMAHQRLLDEKMDVIILVFLEKVLQKSRYVRLRKRLCRSSVLEWPTNPQSQPYFWQCLRNAIATSNSLAYNKLLKETV; encoded by the exons ATGTCAAATGCATTGCCATTTATCTTGCTCTTCATATTCCCAATGCTGCTGTCAGGGGCTTGGTTTCCCAAAACGTTACCCTGTGATGTTAAATCCTCAGAAGGTACCGTGACAGTGGACTGCACTGACCGGCGCCTTACAGAAGTCCCCAGAGGGATCCCCGGAAACGCTACCAACCTTACCCTGAGCATTAACCATATTCCCCACATCTACCCAACAACCTTCAACCATCTTGAAAGCCTCGAGGAGATTGACTTCAGATGCAACTGTGTGCCTGTCAAACTGGGGCCCAAAGATCGTGTGTGCAGCAGCCCGCTGAAGATTGAGAACGGCAGTTTTGCTGCCCTGACCAGTTTGAGGTCGTTGTATTTGGATGCAAACCAGCTGGCAGAAATACCCCGAGGTCTTCCTGCCACTTTAAGCCTGCTAAGCCTGGAAGCAAACAGTATCTTTTCTATCCAAGAAGCCAGTTTCTCAGAGCTAGGCAACATAGAGGCGTTGTACCTTGGACAGAACTGTTACTACCGCAATCCATGCAATGTTTCGTTTGAAATTGAGAAAACAGCCTTTCTGGGGCTGAAGAAGTTGACAATACTATCCCTGAAGTCCGACAACTTAACACAAATTCCACCCAATTTGTCGTCTACGTTAAGGGAATTGTATATTTACAACAACATGATTCAAGAGATTCAGGAAGAGGATTTAAGTGGCGTTCCCAACCTAGAAATTCTCGACCTAAGTGGCAATTGCCCACGTTGCTATAATGCCCCATATCCTTGCATTCCCTGTCCCAAGAGCTCAATTCAGATCCATTCAAAGGCGTTTGACTCCTTGGAGAATTTAAGGATTTTGCGACTTCACAGTAACTCTCTTCAGAGCATACCCAGCAGCTGgtttaaaaacatgaagaatCTCCAAGAACTTGACCTCTCCCAAAATTTCCTCATGAGGGAGATTGGAGACGCTCAGTTTTTGACATTTATCCCCAGCCTTGTGCAGCTTGATCTGTCCTTTAACTTTCAACTGAAGATGTATTCTCCTTACTTGAATCTTTCTAAGACATTTTCTTCACTCTCTAACCTGGAAACCCTGAGACTCAAGGGTTATGTCTTTAAAGAATTGAGAGCACGAGATCTACGTCCACTGCTCAGTCTTAGGAATCTAACCATGTTGGATCTCGGGactaattttattaaaattgcaaacctGACAGTGTTTGAAGAATTCCCAGCTCTTAAATTCATTGATCTCTCGGTGAATAAAATTTCTCCTTCTTCAGGGGAGAGCAACTTGCATGGATTTTGCTCTAGCCCTGGCATTTCAGTCGAGCGGTACAACGGGCAAGTACAACAAGAGATGCATTATTTCAGGTATGATTTGTATGAGCGAAGCTGCCGTTCCAAAGACAAAGAGGCATCTTCCTACAAACCTTTAGTTAAGGAAGATTGCCTTAACTATGGAAAAACTCTGGATTTAAGCagaaacaatgtattttttgttaatCCCTCCGACTTCCAGGGATTTAGCTCCCTCAAATGTCTCAACTTGTCAGGTAATGCAATAAGTCAAACTTTAAATGGAAGTGAATTCTCATACTTGACTGGATTGAAATATCTGGATTTTTCTAACAACAGGGTTGATTTGCTGTACCAAACTGCTTTCAAAGAACTAAAACATTTAGAAATTCTAGATCTGAGCAATAACCAGCATTATTTTCTGGCAGAAGGTGTTTCTCATGTGCTAAGTTTTATGAAAAACCTAGCCCATTTGAGGAAGCTGATGATGAATGAGAATGAAATTTCTACCACTATTGATACAGGAATGGAAAGTAAGTCTCTTCGAATTTTAGAATTTAGAGGAAATCGTTTAGATGCTTTATGGATGGATGGCAATGCTAGATACTTGTCCTTCTTCGAGAATCTAACCAGCCTGGAAGAACTGGATATTTCCTTCAACTCACTCAGTTTTTTGCAGCACGgtgtttttgaaaaaatgcCTCCCAGCCTCAGGATCCTCAACTTAACCAATAATCAACTGAAGAGTTTCATCTGGGGAAACCTCCCCTCTCTGAGGAACCTAGTAACTCTGGACCTGAGTAATAACCTCCTGACTAATGTTCCCCGGGAACTTTCCAATTGCACTTCATCTCTCCAGCAACTGATGCTCCGAAACAATCGTATTCATCGGTTaaccaaatattttctcagaggTGCTTTTGAACTGAGGTACTTGGACCTCAGCTCAAACAAGATTGAAGTAATTAAGAGATCTAGCTTCCCTGAAAATGTCATCAACAACCTGAAGATGCTGCTCTTGCATGGCAATCCTTTCAAGTGCAACTGTGAGGCTGTGTGGTTTGTCTGGTGGATCAATCGGACGCAGGTGACCATTCCTCTTCTGGCCACAGACGTGACCTGTGCTGGCCCAGGGGCACATAAGGGAAGGAGCGTGGTTTTCTTGGATCTGTACACCTGTGAGCTGGACACGTCCTATTTGATCCTGTACGCTCTGTCAGCTTCAGCCGTCCTGGGCTTGATGGTGTTCACAGTGATGAGCCATCTGTACTTCTGGGATGTGTGGTACAGCTACCATTACTGCACGGCCAAGCTCAAGGGCTATCGGCGCCTGTCTTCACCAGACGCTTGCTACGACGCCTTTGTTGCCTATGACAGTGAAGATGCAGCTGTGAACGAGTGGGTGCTGCAAGAACTggtggaaaggctggaaaaccAGAAAGCTAGGCAGTTCAATTTATGCCTGGAAGGAAGGGACTGGCTCCCAGGACAGCCAGTCTTTGACAACCTTTCCCAGAGCATTCAGCTGAGCAAAAAGACCATATTTGTGCTGACCAAGAGGTATATTAAAAGTGGCCGCTTCAAGACAACATTTTATATGGCTCATCAGCGGCTTCTAGATGAGAAAATGGATGTCATTATCTTGGTATTTCTTGAGAAGGTTTTGCAGAAGTCCCGCTATGTGCGTCTGAGGAAGAGGCTGTGCAGAAGTTCAGTCCTGGAATGGCCAACTAATCCTCAGTCTCAGCCCTACTTCTGGCAGTGCCTGAGAAATGCCATAGCTACCAGCAATTCTCTGGCTTACAACAA GCTTCTCAAAGAAACTGTTTAG
- the TLR7 gene encoding toll-like receptor 7 isoform X1 yields the protein MVPRAKMSNALPFILLFIFPMLLSGAWFPKTLPCDVKSSEGTVTVDCTDRRLTEVPRGIPGNATNLTLSINHIPHIYPTTFNHLESLEEIDFRCNCVPVKLGPKDRVCSSPLKIENGSFAALTSLRSLYLDANQLAEIPRGLPATLSLLSLEANSIFSIQEASFSELGNIEALYLGQNCYYRNPCNVSFEIEKTAFLGLKKLTILSLKSDNLTQIPPNLSSTLRELYIYNNMIQEIQEEDLSGVPNLEILDLSGNCPRCYNAPYPCIPCPKSSIQIHSKAFDSLENLRILRLHSNSLQSIPSSWFKNMKNLQELDLSQNFLMREIGDAQFLTFIPSLVQLDLSFNFQLKMYSPYLNLSKTFSSLSNLETLRLKGYVFKELRARDLRPLLSLRNLTMLDLGTNFIKIANLTVFEEFPALKFIDLSVNKISPSSGESNLHGFCSSPGISVERYNGQVQQEMHYFRYDLYERSCRSKDKEASSYKPLVKEDCLNYGKTLDLSRNNVFFVNPSDFQGFSSLKCLNLSGNAISQTLNGSEFSYLTGLKYLDFSNNRVDLLYQTAFKELKHLEILDLSNNQHYFLAEGVSHVLSFMKNLAHLRKLMMNENEISTTIDTGMESKSLRILEFRGNRLDALWMDGNARYLSFFENLTSLEELDISFNSLSFLQHGVFEKMPPSLRILNLTNNQLKSFIWGNLPSLRNLVTLDLSNNLLTNVPRELSNCTSSLQQLMLRNNRIHRLTKYFLRGAFELRYLDLSSNKIEVIKRSSFPENVINNLKMLLLHGNPFKCNCEAVWFVWWINRTQVTIPLLATDVTCAGPGAHKGRSVVFLDLYTCELDTSYLILYALSASAVLGLMVFTVMSHLYFWDVWYSYHYCTAKLKGYRRLSSPDACYDAFVAYDSEDAAVNEWVLQELVERLENQKARQFNLCLEGRDWLPGQPVFDNLSQSIQLSKKTIFVLTKRYIKSGRFKTTFYMAHQRLLDEKMDVIILVFLEKVLQKSRYVRLRKRLCRSSVLEWPTNPQSQPYFWQCLRNAIATSNSLAYNKLLKETV from the exons ATG GTACCTCGTGCAAAGATGTCAAATGCATTGCCATTTATCTTGCTCTTCATATTCCCAATGCTGCTGTCAGGGGCTTGGTTTCCCAAAACGTTACCCTGTGATGTTAAATCCTCAGAAGGTACCGTGACAGTGGACTGCACTGACCGGCGCCTTACAGAAGTCCCCAGAGGGATCCCCGGAAACGCTACCAACCTTACCCTGAGCATTAACCATATTCCCCACATCTACCCAACAACCTTCAACCATCTTGAAAGCCTCGAGGAGATTGACTTCAGATGCAACTGTGTGCCTGTCAAACTGGGGCCCAAAGATCGTGTGTGCAGCAGCCCGCTGAAGATTGAGAACGGCAGTTTTGCTGCCCTGACCAGTTTGAGGTCGTTGTATTTGGATGCAAACCAGCTGGCAGAAATACCCCGAGGTCTTCCTGCCACTTTAAGCCTGCTAAGCCTGGAAGCAAACAGTATCTTTTCTATCCAAGAAGCCAGTTTCTCAGAGCTAGGCAACATAGAGGCGTTGTACCTTGGACAGAACTGTTACTACCGCAATCCATGCAATGTTTCGTTTGAAATTGAGAAAACAGCCTTTCTGGGGCTGAAGAAGTTGACAATACTATCCCTGAAGTCCGACAACTTAACACAAATTCCACCCAATTTGTCGTCTACGTTAAGGGAATTGTATATTTACAACAACATGATTCAAGAGATTCAGGAAGAGGATTTAAGTGGCGTTCCCAACCTAGAAATTCTCGACCTAAGTGGCAATTGCCCACGTTGCTATAATGCCCCATATCCTTGCATTCCCTGTCCCAAGAGCTCAATTCAGATCCATTCAAAGGCGTTTGACTCCTTGGAGAATTTAAGGATTTTGCGACTTCACAGTAACTCTCTTCAGAGCATACCCAGCAGCTGgtttaaaaacatgaagaatCTCCAAGAACTTGACCTCTCCCAAAATTTCCTCATGAGGGAGATTGGAGACGCTCAGTTTTTGACATTTATCCCCAGCCTTGTGCAGCTTGATCTGTCCTTTAACTTTCAACTGAAGATGTATTCTCCTTACTTGAATCTTTCTAAGACATTTTCTTCACTCTCTAACCTGGAAACCCTGAGACTCAAGGGTTATGTCTTTAAAGAATTGAGAGCACGAGATCTACGTCCACTGCTCAGTCTTAGGAATCTAACCATGTTGGATCTCGGGactaattttattaaaattgcaaacctGACAGTGTTTGAAGAATTCCCAGCTCTTAAATTCATTGATCTCTCGGTGAATAAAATTTCTCCTTCTTCAGGGGAGAGCAACTTGCATGGATTTTGCTCTAGCCCTGGCATTTCAGTCGAGCGGTACAACGGGCAAGTACAACAAGAGATGCATTATTTCAGGTATGATTTGTATGAGCGAAGCTGCCGTTCCAAAGACAAAGAGGCATCTTCCTACAAACCTTTAGTTAAGGAAGATTGCCTTAACTATGGAAAAACTCTGGATTTAAGCagaaacaatgtattttttgttaatCCCTCCGACTTCCAGGGATTTAGCTCCCTCAAATGTCTCAACTTGTCAGGTAATGCAATAAGTCAAACTTTAAATGGAAGTGAATTCTCATACTTGACTGGATTGAAATATCTGGATTTTTCTAACAACAGGGTTGATTTGCTGTACCAAACTGCTTTCAAAGAACTAAAACATTTAGAAATTCTAGATCTGAGCAATAACCAGCATTATTTTCTGGCAGAAGGTGTTTCTCATGTGCTAAGTTTTATGAAAAACCTAGCCCATTTGAGGAAGCTGATGATGAATGAGAATGAAATTTCTACCACTATTGATACAGGAATGGAAAGTAAGTCTCTTCGAATTTTAGAATTTAGAGGAAATCGTTTAGATGCTTTATGGATGGATGGCAATGCTAGATACTTGTCCTTCTTCGAGAATCTAACCAGCCTGGAAGAACTGGATATTTCCTTCAACTCACTCAGTTTTTTGCAGCACGgtgtttttgaaaaaatgcCTCCCAGCCTCAGGATCCTCAACTTAACCAATAATCAACTGAAGAGTTTCATCTGGGGAAACCTCCCCTCTCTGAGGAACCTAGTAACTCTGGACCTGAGTAATAACCTCCTGACTAATGTTCCCCGGGAACTTTCCAATTGCACTTCATCTCTCCAGCAACTGATGCTCCGAAACAATCGTATTCATCGGTTaaccaaatattttctcagaggTGCTTTTGAACTGAGGTACTTGGACCTCAGCTCAAACAAGATTGAAGTAATTAAGAGATCTAGCTTCCCTGAAAATGTCATCAACAACCTGAAGATGCTGCTCTTGCATGGCAATCCTTTCAAGTGCAACTGTGAGGCTGTGTGGTTTGTCTGGTGGATCAATCGGACGCAGGTGACCATTCCTCTTCTGGCCACAGACGTGACCTGTGCTGGCCCAGGGGCACATAAGGGAAGGAGCGTGGTTTTCTTGGATCTGTACACCTGTGAGCTGGACACGTCCTATTTGATCCTGTACGCTCTGTCAGCTTCAGCCGTCCTGGGCTTGATGGTGTTCACAGTGATGAGCCATCTGTACTTCTGGGATGTGTGGTACAGCTACCATTACTGCACGGCCAAGCTCAAGGGCTATCGGCGCCTGTCTTCACCAGACGCTTGCTACGACGCCTTTGTTGCCTATGACAGTGAAGATGCAGCTGTGAACGAGTGGGTGCTGCAAGAACTggtggaaaggctggaaaaccAGAAAGCTAGGCAGTTCAATTTATGCCTGGAAGGAAGGGACTGGCTCCCAGGACAGCCAGTCTTTGACAACCTTTCCCAGAGCATTCAGCTGAGCAAAAAGACCATATTTGTGCTGACCAAGAGGTATATTAAAAGTGGCCGCTTCAAGACAACATTTTATATGGCTCATCAGCGGCTTCTAGATGAGAAAATGGATGTCATTATCTTGGTATTTCTTGAGAAGGTTTTGCAGAAGTCCCGCTATGTGCGTCTGAGGAAGAGGCTGTGCAGAAGTTCAGTCCTGGAATGGCCAACTAATCCTCAGTCTCAGCCCTACTTCTGGCAGTGCCTGAGAAATGCCATAGCTACCAGCAATTCTCTGGCTTACAACAA GCTTCTCAAAGAAACTGTTTAG